AGGACGAAGCTCAAGCGAAGGCGCGGGAGAAATCTTGGTTTTGATGGGTTGGAACTTTCCTGTAACTGGCGGGTTAGATGGAAAGTTCCGCTTAAAACCAAGAATGTGCTGCTAAACAACTGAAAATGGTTCCAAAAACCGTAAATAAATGCTATTTTATGGATAGGACTTCTCTGTCTTTAGGGGTCGAGCTTTATAGCGTAGGATACGTATAAGGGGCAGATTGATAATCCGCTGACTCTTAATCTATACACGTATACTACAAATAATCCGTTACGCTGGGTTGACCCTTCAGGACATTATAATGCAGAACCAGAGCCTAATACTGATGGTTCTGTTACATGGCAACAAGAATTTGTGCATTGGTTCAAAGACAACTCAAACGTTAAGGAATATTTCCAAAATGTCCTAGATGCTAAAATTGATGAAACTTCTCAAGCGTATAATAATGCAAAGAGTACATTAAATACACTGTTTGCTGATGATACTTCAGACAATGATCGACTATTTGCTTTTATGCAGGTTCAAGTGCTACTTTACTCATTCGGTCCTGAATCTTCAGGTGTAAATGGTGGTTTTATGGTTCCCAAGCTTGTCAGACCGGAAGCCGCTGTAACTGGAAGTAAAAAACATGGAGTTAGTTGGAAGGAGGGGCCAGCTCGAGCAATAAATGAAGGAAAACCTCAAGGGCAATGGAACAAAGAAGATTTAGATTATGCTACAACGATGGCAAATACATTAAAATCTGGAGAAAGTGGATATTTTGATTTGCCGACTGGTTCAAAATCTATTGTTTACATGCCTGACGGGACTACTACTCCAGCTACAAAAATGTGGGTTAGAAATAATGGAACTGGAACGTGGCATGGGTATCCGATGCCCTGAAAAATTTAAGAGGAGGTAGGTAATAATGGATTTTTGGATCCAGACAAGTAGCCCTAATTGTACAGGAATTTTTGATGAAGATGACCAAAATCTGTCAAATGCTATTGAAACAATATTTCCCATGATGACAGAAAAAGCTATTATGGTTTGGAAAACCATATATATCCCGTTATGTTATAAGTATGATATTAGCTGTATGATAGATGATATTCTTGAGATTCTTGAAAAGCTTAGAAGCAGTCCATCCGGTGAGATATCCGTGAATTGGGCATCGAATACATTTGCTAATGTATGGCATATAAGGTGGCTGGAGGAGCAAGTGGAAATAACTTCTGAATGGGGATCTGTTTTAGGACATACTGAACAATTATTGGACTCAAAAGGAGCTATTTCTCTATCTAAACAGTCCTTTATATCAGAATGGAAAAGAGTTCTTTTCAATATAATTTCAGGTCTACAGGAATCAGGATATAATGAGAGTAATCTTCCTGATATGACACGGTTAAAAGTAGAGTATAATGCAATTCAGGGTGAAGGAATACTCTATAAGTAATATTGGAGACTTTATAGAAGACAGATAGCCACCTTGCGATTAACCATTGTAGGGTGGTTTTCTTTTTGTCTGCCGCTGTATCGCTAACAACACAAATAACCGCTCAGAGAGTATGGGAGTGTGCGTAGGCAACTATACAAGCTTGATAGCTGTCTTTGTCAAAACTTCAATGCGACTACCTCGTGTTGTGGTTTTATTTGCTAGCAAAAAACCAATTGTCAAAGAGCAACCGCTCTGTCATAATAAGAGATGCAGAGGCGAGTCGCCCGAGCAACTTAATAAACCAAACTTAAATCAAACTTAGAGCACTTGAATGATCCCCCTAAGGGTTATCTCAGGTGCTTTTTTGCGTCCCGATATAATTATATAGTCAAATAACTATTAAATTTTGCAACAACACGTGGGCGCAACCTACCATAAACCGATAGGAGAGGTGCGTAACATGAAAGTTGCAGTTTCAATGGACAAGGTCATGCTAGAGTTTGAGGGGGTTCGGCTGTCAGACTATTTACCTTGGAGCATACGGTTAACGACACAGTACAGGACTAAGCACATTAGGTATAAGAAGCTATATTGCTACCAAATGCACGTTAGACTGGACAAGGGTGTTTACCTGCATGTGTTTTTTAAGAACTTTAGAGAGGTAGCCAGCTATAAGGGGTATACGCTGCGGATTGAAACTCATCCCGAACATTATGCCAAGTTAACGGATTTACTAGAACCTATATGGAACGCGGCAGAGCAAGTGTATTTTGTTAGCGGCGATGTTGCTTTTGATGTGCCGCAAGTATTGGACAATGTACTTATCATTGCGAATCATGCGCGGCGGAGAATTAGACTGTATAAAGATACGCGGTATTTTGGCTTACCCCATCAGCGCAAATTACATGCCTATTGCCGAGCTTATAATAAACGGCAACAGCTGCTAACCCAAGGAATTGATTTAGGATATGATCTAACCCGAATTGAAATGGTGTATAAGCCAAGTATGAAAATACCGTTGAACGATTTGGTGGTGCACCCGCCTGAGTTTAACAAATATTACTTTGCCAAGGTACTTACCGACATGGGTGCATTAACCGCTAAAGAACGCGATCGGGTAAACAAATTACAAACTGGGGAAGAGCGATATACCCTACATGTAAGAAATAGAATAAAAGAATCACTTGTTAGCCAGTATGAGTTGAATTTTAACCAGCTAGCAAGTGAACATTGGGCAACAATAGTAAACGAAAACAAGTTAATTGGATAATAGCAGACAAACGACAAGCGAGCGTATTAATGTTTGAACGTAACAGGAAGGGCTATTTACGTTTCGTCTCTTTTCTAACCGCAGAACCCAAAATCGTGAGCGAGACGTTTGGTAAGGGGAAACTATGACAACAGCCTTTTTAAAAACAAACCTCATGTCATAGTTTTGAAAACGACACCTCATGTCGCAGTTTTGAAAAGCAGCATTTAACCGTTGGATTGTTCAATAACCAATACTTCCCCTATTTCAACTTGTAGCACGTTACAAATAGTAGCTAGTGTGTGCAAGTAAATGCGGCTAACATTATCGCGGCATAGCGAATTAATAGTGGCGGGTCGAAAGCCTGTTAATTCAGCTAGTTGTCGTTGCGATATTTGCTTAGAATGTAGTACATCGCGCAAGCGAACACGTATGGTAAGCATAACGTAACCTCCCCTCAGGCGTATTGTGTTTCTAGTTTAAACTGGGAATAAATGGTTGTAAATATGTTAAGAGGATTATATAGTAAAGTTACTTTTTACCGTAACAGGTATTCCAAATACTGTAACGAGGTGGTGAAACCATGGGAAAGAAAGTGGTTGGTTATGTGCGTGTCAGCACCATGGGACAGGTAAAGGATGGGTACAGCTTAACGTACCAAGTCGAGGAAATACGGCAATATTGCGAACAGAACTACCTTGAACTGGTACACATTTATGAGGATCGCGGCATTAGCGGGGCTAAAGTAGATGAGGATGGTTTAACTGTTGAACGTGAAGGACTGCAAACGATGTTGGCAGACTTAAAACACGACCCAATCAATTACGTTGTTGTACTGAATACCTCCCGGTTATGGCGTTCCGATATGGCTAAAGTGTTGGTACATCGGGATTTAAAGCGTTACAAAGTGGATGTACGGGCAATTGAACAGCCCAATTACAGCATATTTGCACATGACCCCAATGATTTTTTGGTAAACGGCATGTTGGAGCTGCTAGATCAGTACCAACGACTAGAGATAACATGCAAGTTAAGTCGAGGGAGGAGGAAGAAAGCGGAGCAGGGTGGTTATGCTGGCGGTGGTATTGCCTACGGTTACACCATGCATAAGGGGAGTAAGGCGCCGGAGGTTAACGAGAACCAAGCTATTACGGTTAAAAGGGTATTTGAATTACGGCAACAATACCCAACATGGTCACTTACACAACTAGCAGCAGAACTTAACGCAGACGGTTATACCACAAAGCAGTGCAAACCGTTTAGCAAAGTACAGGTAAAACGGATTTTAGACCGCGAGAGCCTATATAAAGGCATGGTGAAATACGGCAATGTTGTAGCTTTAGGACAGCACCAAGCGATTATTTGAAAATAATATTTATCGCACTTAAATAATTGACTCGTTTTGATATATATTAGTCGAACGTTGAAATAGGGTAAGTGATTGCTAACGTATCTTTGCGGCTTGGACCGCTCGAAACTGAGGATGCAACCTTGCCCTTAACGTATCCAAGATAGGGGTGATTTCTGTTTGAAGGAGCAGCTAAAGTATTTGTTCATTGGCGTAGACTTGCATAAGCAGCACCATACGGCTGTCATTATTAACTTTTGGAATGAGAAGTTAGGGGAAATCCGAATTGGCAACAAACCTACCGCCTTTCCCGAACTGCTTATTGAGGTAAAGAAGCATATGAAAAGAGGGATGACCCCTATCTATGGATTGGAAGATACAGGGGGGTATGGACGAGCACTAGCGGTGTTTTTGAAGGAAAACAAGCAAGTTGTAAAAGAAGTAAACCCCGCTTTAGCCAATAACCGCCGAAAAAGCCATGCCATCATTGAGAAGTCGGATAGCTGGGACGCGGAGTGTGTAGCCAGAGTGCTGAAGGACGAACTGCACCACCTGCCCGATGCCAATCCCATGGATATTTACTGGGCAATTAGCCAGCTTGTTACGACAAGGCGGGGACTGGTAAAGGACTTGTACTCTCATGTTAGGAAGCTGCACCAACAGCTAGGGTACCACTATCCAAGCTACGGCAAGTTTTTTTCCGAGATTGATGGGAAAACGGCACTGGCCTTTTGGGAGAACTTCCCCGCCCCGCACCATTTGAGGGAGTTCAATAACGAGCAACTGGCTAAGTTTTTACGAACATACAGTAATAACGGACTTTCTACGAAGAAGGCGGCTGAAATCCTGCGACATATCCAAGGGGACGGGGAAACGCATAGGGAGTTCCAAGAAAGGCGGGATTTTATTGTGCAAAGTATGGTTCGTACGATCAGTTTCAACAAAGAGGAGATTGCACGCGTAGATGGACAGTTGCAAGATGTTATGGGGCGGCTTAACTTAAAACTTGAGTCTATGACGGGAATAGACCATGTAACGGCGGCTTATTTTACCGCTGAAATCGGTAGTGTTAACCGTTTTGCAAGTGCTGACAAAATGGCTAGGTTTGCAGGTATTGCCCCTATCATAGTGGGTTCGGGAAACACGCATAAAATCCGGAAAAACAAGCTTGGAGATCGGGATTTACATGACCTATTCGAGCAGTTAGCGGTAAGGCAAATTGCTGTCACAAGGGGCAAAAAGGAGCCACGTAACCCGTACTTCTACAACTACTATCAAGAGCGGTTAGCAGCTGGTAAGACGAAGAAACAGGCTATCATATGCATCATGCGTAAGCTAGTCAACATTATTTATCGTATGATGAAGGAAGGCACAGAATACAAGGCACCTACTCTCCCGATAAAGGTGGCGGGGTGATATAATGGGCGGTAGATTCCGCCCTTTTTCCTCCAAATAGGCCGCTTTATTAACTAGGATACCAATGAAGGGCAGATTGATAATCCTCTGAGTTTGAATCTTTATACGTATGTGATGAATAATCCACTGAAATACAAAGACCCAAGTGGGCATGCTGCCCAATCTGATTTGTATATATCACCAGGAGGTGGTGGGGCATCAGTTAGTGGTCAAGGCTTAGTAACCGGAATATTAGTAATTCTTGGTATTATTGCAACACCTATTATCCAAGACGAACCAACAGTGATCACTACACCTTTTCAAGACCAGCAACCAACAGTGTTAGATCAGCAATTCGAAGATGATGAAATAATTGTAATAACAACGCCAATTATAAACCAGAAGCCTACAGTTATTACTCAACCAATAATTAATGAAGCAGGAAGTATCATTACATTCAAAGAAGTGAATGGTTTTGAAGCAAAAATAAAGGCTGGTCAGCAAGAAAAACACATAGTTGGTGCCCC
Above is a genomic segment from Paenibacillus sp. HWE-109 containing:
- a CDS encoding replication initiation protein; the protein is MKVAVSMDKVMLEFEGVRLSDYLPWSIRLTTQYRTKHIRYKKLYCYQMHVRLDKGVYLHVFFKNFREVASYKGYTLRIETHPEHYAKLTDLLEPIWNAAEQVYFVSGDVAFDVPQVLDNVLIIANHARRRIRLYKDTRYFGLPHQRKLHAYCRAYNKRQQLLTQGIDLGYDLTRIEMVYKPSMKIPLNDLVVHPPEFNKYYFAKVLTDMGALTAKERDRVNKLQTGEERYTLHVRNRIKESLVSQYELNFNQLASEHWATIVNENKLIG
- a CDS encoding helix-turn-helix domain-containing protein, translated to MLTIRVRLRDVLHSKQISQRQLAELTGFRPATINSLCRDNVSRIYLHTLATICNVLQVEIGEVLVIEQSNG
- a CDS encoding recombinase family protein — its product is MGKKVVGYVRVSTMGQVKDGYSLTYQVEEIRQYCEQNYLELVHIYEDRGISGAKVDEDGLTVEREGLQTMLADLKHDPINYVVVLNTSRLWRSDMAKVLVHRDLKRYKVDVRAIEQPNYSIFAHDPNDFLVNGMLELLDQYQRLEITCKLSRGRRKKAEQGGYAGGGIAYGYTMHKGSKAPEVNENQAITVKRVFELRQQYPTWSLTQLAAELNADGYTTKQCKPFSKVQVKRILDRESLYKGMVKYGNVVALGQHQAII
- a CDS encoding IS110 family transposase, whose amino-acid sequence is MKEQLKYLFIGVDLHKQHHTAVIINFWNEKLGEIRIGNKPTAFPELLIEVKKHMKRGMTPIYGLEDTGGYGRALAVFLKENKQVVKEVNPALANNRRKSHAIIEKSDSWDAECVARVLKDELHHLPDANPMDIYWAISQLVTTRRGLVKDLYSHVRKLHQQLGYHYPSYGKFFSEIDGKTALAFWENFPAPHHLREFNNEQLAKFLRTYSNNGLSTKKAAEILRHIQGDGETHREFQERRDFIVQSMVRTISFNKEEIARVDGQLQDVMGRLNLKLESMTGIDHVTAAYFTAEIGSVNRFASADKMARFAGIAPIIVGSGNTHKIRKNKLGDRDLHDLFEQLAVRQIAVTRGKKEPRNPYFYNYYQERLAAGKTKKQAIICIMRKLVNIIYRMMKEGTEYKAPTLPIKVAG
- a CDS encoding polymorphic toxin type 50 domain-containing protein → MYISPGGGGASVSGQGLVTGILVILGIIATPIIQDEPTVITTPFQDQQPTVLDQQFEDDEIIVITTPIINQKPTVITQPIINEAGSIITFKEVNGFEAKIKAGQQEKHIVGAPNYNQELANGKVKSKFNGTLSEAQKLLDAYAGSGVWIGTNKERVDFGDIIGEYYDPQSQTYTDTSKGIIHYGKDGAHIVPARPQ